The proteins below come from a single Euleptes europaea isolate rEulEur1 chromosome 5, rEulEur1.hap1, whole genome shotgun sequence genomic window:
- the LOC130478245 gene encoding frataxin, mitochondrial-like — translation MTYNFATGAKETTDNSLWRPGTGCVFSAATHIATCSLGQGSGWQKEAAWPLRETTATSSFLYSQLDFHHHSVDHVLMVKTKSVQLIRLSVGMLIDKSSLDETTYEKLVEETLESLVDFFKDLADKHFIPEDYDVPFGTGVLTVKLGGNMGTYVINKQTPNKQIWLSSPTSGPKLEMSVKINYRAVLNQNDQVVCLICNLMSIVAEVAVVRPTVLVAPDACR, via the exons ATGACATACAACTTTGCCACAGGAGCAAAAGAAACCACTGATAACAG CTTGTGGAGGCCAGGCACAGGATGTGTTTTCTCTGCTGCCACACATATTGCAACCTGCAGTCTGGGACAGGGCTCTGGGTGGCAGAAGGAGGCAGCGTGGCCCCTGAGAGAAACAACTGCCACTTCTTCCTTTCTTTACAGTCAGCTGGATTTTCACCATCATTCTGTGGATCATGTTCTGATGGTCAAAACCAAGAGTGTTCAGCTGATACGTTTAAGTGTAGGGATGCTCATTGACAAGAGTTCATTAGATGAAACTACGTATGAAAAACTTGTTGAAGAAACACTGGAGTCATTAGTGGATTTCTTTAAGGATTTGGCAGACAAGCATTTTATTCCTGAAGATTATGATGTACCCTTTGGGACTGGAGTGCTAACAGTTAAATTAGGTGGAAACATGGGAACCTATGTGATCAACAAACAGACCCCAAACAAACAGATATGGCTGTCTTCGCCAACCAGTGGCCCCAAGC TAGAAATGTCTGTAAAAATCAATTACAGGGCTGTGTTGAACCAGAATGATCAG GTTGTGTGTCTCATCTGTAACTTAATGAGCATCGTCGCAGAGGTCGCTGTGGTCCGTCCAACCGTCTTGGTGGCTCCTGATGCATGCCGATAA